AGTCTTGGAGCATCCATGGGGGCCGAGACCTGGAAGATCCTTTGCATCCGCCAACTGGTAGAATCCAACGAGCCTCAAATCAAATCCATATTCAGAGAACCGGATCTTGTAAAAGCATACGGAAAAGTATTAAGAAAAGGTTATATGGATTATTTTCCTTGGTACTATGCGATTCTGGATTTATTGGGGATCGGTAGGATTTTCCAAGATATATTCTTTGCACAAGCCAAAGAAAAAATCAGAATACAGCAGAACCAACTTAAGGTAAAGAACCAAGAAAACTCTCGCAAGGACGAACAGGCCAAGGTCCAAGAAAAGCTCAAAGAGGAAGAAAAGATCCGTTCTGCCGAGCAGAAATCCAAGATCTCTTTGGCTATGGATAGTTATTATTTTAAGAAACAGGCTCCTCCAACTGCCGCAGAAATCCAATCTCTTGTCCCTGAATTTTCTCCAGAACAGTATTACGAGATCTTGGAACGCGAGAAGTTTGTATTCTTAGCTTGGGAAAAAGGAAAAGAAAGATTCGATCAGATACTTTGTTATCCGGGAACAGAGTCTTTCCGTAGCAAAGCAAGAGAGCTACATAGAATTCTAAGCGAGAAGTTAGAGTTCCTACAAAACAAGGTCAGAACCACCGAAGAAGAAGATGCTAGATTTCGCATCTCTAAGGTTGTGAAACATATAGATGAATGGTTCGCATCCAATAAAGGTCCTGAAAAAAATGGCGCTCCTAATAACGGAGCCAAAAAAGGAAAACCAGACCCAGACGATCCGTTCGAATCTTTCCGAGTCGAGATCAATAAATTGCGAAAGACCGGAACAGACGATTAACCTAAAGGGATCGCCGATCCTGGCCATTCTATTTCACTTTTCTAAAATTCAACTTTCCTGAATTTTTTTATTTCCAAGACATCCTCAGCTCAAAAAAAGTGAGCAAAAGCTCATAAATGGGTTTGTTGGATGGGAAAACATACAAAATTCCCCGGAATTAAAATGAAACAAAAACGGATCGTGCTAGTCCAGTTTTGGATGCTTATTATTTTCTTATCGTTCGGGTGCAATAAAGCAAACCCGATTAGTTTAGATGCGAGTGGAAGTGCAGCAGGAGTGCTGCTTGGAATTGGGATGCCGGAAATTTTCGGCACAGGCAATTCTATTCCCTCGGATCTGCCTTCGAATGATATCAACGTATTTTACGATGCTCAGAACAACTATGTGAATCTGACTTTTTCTCAAAGCTTCGAGAGCACGGAAAGATTTACCATTTCCATTGAGAGCTATACCACGGTTCTCTCTCCTGCAATCGTTTCTTACAACTACTTCGATCTAGTCTCGGGAGACACCGAGCATACGATCGGATTTGCTTTAGAAGCAGATGATGATGATTGCTCTGATAGAAGCGGAGACAAGATCCACGCCAGGATTACTCGTGACTCGACGGGGACTTCTCATCTATATTCGTTTTCCGTAAAGGACGGAGATTATTGTTTATTTGAGACGGATCCTAAGTATGGTACCGAATTGAATGGGATCACGAATATGGACAATTATTGTTCTACTCTTGCAAGAAATAAAGGACTCGCAGATCACGCGAACTATAAGGCGTTTATCGGAGTACTTTCCAATACAATTGCAAATCGCGATCCGGGAGAAACCGCTTCTGATTCTGCACTTCTCAAGAATAACAAGAGATATGTTCGAAAGAACTCGGACGGAATTTGGACAAAGGTGTTTCAAACAGATGCAAGCTGGCCATCTAGTTATAATTTTTACAATCCGATCATCGATTCCGGTAATTACTGGACAGGAATGAATTCCGGTTGGTCCGTTATGAATGCTGGGCTTTGCATGAATGATGAAGGAACGGAGAGTTGGATCCCTAGTACGACTTCTAGCGCGAGTGGAGCGGTCGGAACCTCTAGTACTTCTTTTGCGGATACTGCTTACTGGACAATCAATGCTTGCTCTGCTGGCGCCGGTGGTTCTGCATTGCCTTACGTATGCGTTTATTCCCCATAAATCGAGACGGGCAATATGAGAATTCCAAAATCTATCTTTAAGATTTGTATCTTACTTAGTCTGAGTCAGGAAATTTCTTTCTGTAATAAGGCAGAAACAGAAGCATTGGATGGAAGCAAACCGAATTTAGGCGGCGCATTCATCTTGGATCCTACACTTCTTCTGCTTTCTCCTCATTATAAAATTAAGGCAGTGGTTGACGGAGACGGAACTCCATTCGTAGCAGAAGGAGAAGAATTGGATATAACCCTAACTCTGGAAAATTTTCCAGATGATCCGAACGAACAGGCAAACTTTCAGATCTATCCGGGAAGCCCTGAAATTCAGATCACTGGAATGGGTGAAAATTCTTACTATAGCGATTATTTTTTACAATCTTCTCAAAAGCTTACCATAGGTTTGAATCTGAATTTGAATCATGATGTGGATTGTTTCGATCAGGATTATTATCTGATCGCAGTCGATACGGTGTCCAATGTTCCTCAAAAGATAAAGATTAATACCGCAGATAGCGACAAATGCGTTTATATTGCGACTAACGGAGGAAAAGGATGGACCGGCTCATTTGCGACCCAATCGGTAACAAACGGTTACGGTGCAGTCGAAGCAGCAGACGAAATATGCAATTCTAATGTTCCGTCTTCCTTTGTTTCTAGCCTGGGAGAACCTTCCACCTATAAGGCAATGCTTGCGGTAAGTTATACGGGACAGTATGGAGTTACTCGCAATACTTCTACGAACTGGGTATTCTCTCCTTATTCGATTTATTATGGTCGAGACGGGAAGAAGGAGATATTCCAATTCTTCAGTTCTAGCATTGTAAATTTTGCCAGTGAGGAATTCTGGACATATAGCCTGGGCACCTCAGGCAGGATTTGGACCGGATTTACGGATATGAATTGGTCCACAGGAACCCCTTCTCAATCGGAATGCGCAAGCGCATACAATGAGGCAGGTTCCATGGCATCTTGGTATGTGAATTCTAACACGAGCGGGCTGACTGGAAATCATGGACTTGCCGCGAATACCGATTACAGATCTATTTCAGAGTATACAGTTCCTACGAGTCCCACTGCAGGACCACTGCCTGTCACAAGTAATTGTACAAAGGATAAACGATTCTTTGTATGTGTAGAGCAGTAATGTAAAATTCCCGTAGAATCGGCTTTTCCGTCAGGTATATTCGGATTCGGTTAGTTTACGAAAAAAATTATTCCTGGCGCAAAAAGTTCTCAAAGCCTTCTTCCCTTGCTTGTTGAAAAATTTGGATATAAAATGAAACCAATTATCCCGCCGCCAAAAGTGGAGAATAGAAATGAAATCGAACCTTATCTTCTTGCCTAACGGGTATCAAATACTCTGTAAAACAACATTCTGCATTCTCCTGAGTTTCCTTTCTTTCGGCTGTAATAATGCCAAGGCGATGAATATAGATTCTAGCTCTTCTGCAATTGGAGCTTTAGTGATCGGTCCGCTCGCAAATACTTTCATTGAGAACGGAAGCGGCGGTGGAACGACTACTCCAACTTCTACAGTAAGCGTTCAAGTAAACGGATACCAAGGCCTAACAGCTAAGCCTTTAAATGTTACTTTGACAGACACCGTTACAAGTGCTACAGAGACATTACAAATTACCAGCGATGGAACCTACGCATTTAACACTGCGATTCCCACAGGAGATGGATATAGCGTTTCCTTAGGAACTTATACCGGAAGCGCTCTCGGCGGGCAAACCTGCTCACTTACAGGAACAACTGGTACTGCAGGAACTACAGGAGATTCAACTGTCGCATGTGAAAGACAACTTGCAGTCGCGTTCGCATGGACCAGCGATGCAGGTGTTCCGAATTTCAGACTGTTAGGAGTCAATCATTCTCTGAGTCCTTATGCTGTGAATAGTAATGTTGGAGTTACTATCGGTGGATCTCCTTCCAGCATAGATCCGGAGCTGACATGGGGCGGAAGCAATTATCTTTTAGTTTGGAAATCTGCAGACAATACGATCAAAGGGCAACTGTATGATATAGAGTTAACCGCAGTTGGCTCTTCTTTCCAAGTTTATACAGCTTCTAGTATTGCAATAGGCAGACTAGCAGCCGCATACAATCCAAGCGGAGAGTTTGCAGTCGTTTGGACCGAAGCTGGAACCGTCAATACTAGCTTTAAGTACCAACGAATCAATGCGACTACAGGTGCCTTAAGTGGTTCTGCAACGAATATTGCGACTACTGCACTCACTTCTGCTAGTTATTATAATGGCGACGTAGTATACGACGGAAGTCAGTACATTGCTGCTATAAGAATCACCACTACCTTAGGAGTTCATTCCATCTATTGGTATAGCTTTACTCCTTCCGGGGGAAGTATCAAAGGCAATTATTCAAGCAAAGTGGGTACCACTTCTTATTATCTGAGAATGGATTATCCTGCTATGATAGTCTACGGAACAGATGTTTGGACCTTCTTGAACAGGACCAATGTAGATACTAGCGGAAGTGTTATAGACGCAAGCGTTGTAAAAATTAAGAATTATGCAAGTTCTTCGGCAGCTGCTATAGCAACCGACACGAATCCTTATGGTTGTGGTCCTTCCGACGGAGATCAGTATTACATTCCTAGCGCCGGCATATATGGCACGAATATACTTGTAGGTTACGATGTATTCTGCGGAGACGTGGGAGGAACTTATAATGACGTCCATGACGTTCCGGTTAATGCATCTACTGGAACTGCTGGCGGCGTAACCGGTTATTCAGATAGTGAGATCGGCTCTGAGACTACTTCAGGCTCCTCCACTACCTGCAGATCGAATACCTGCTTTATGAGTGCCGGAGACCAGTACAATGATAAGCTTTACTTATTCGATCCGTTCTTTACAAGTACTCCAAGCTATCTAGGAGATATCGGAGGAACCACCATACTCTACTCTCCTGGCGGTGGAGTTCAATTCCCTCAGACAGTGATCCAGTAAAACAAAGGGCCGCTTTAGCGGCCCTTCTTCTTTGTATCCAAAGTTTATTTCCGATCAATCTTCTTAGAATAGTAAGAGATCATACTCAGAAACAAGAATATGCTTTAGAAGCGAATATCGTATTTAAGTTCTCCGTTCCAGCCCATGCCGCTTCCTCCGAGATTCATCGGTCTGTAAGAAGGAGCAAAACTAAATTTAAAACCGGAGCTAGGACCTTCACTTAAGGCCGATTCTCTCTCTGCCTTCACTCCCAAATAATAGGAGTAAACTAGTTGCAAACCGTAGACTAAGCCCACGAGGTATTGGTAATCATTTCCTACTTCAGCCAGATGCTGGTAGTGATTGAATGCACCCTTATTTACAATTACAGCGCCGATCAATCTTTCTCCAGTATTTGCAGGTAGTTGCAAGACAGGATCGTTCAGGGCAAATACGAAATAATTTGTTGCCCCAGTTTTATAGGCATTATGAGCCGCGCTGAACTGCTGTTGGGTCTCAATCGCTTTATAAAGGACTCCCGCAAATAGGATAAAAGTCCCTGTGGCAAGATATTTCCTATCTGCCTTCCACATTCCCCAGCCGGGAACAACCGCAGAACGGAGAGAATAAGCCCAACGAGGTTTGTTATACCAACGAACTCCCGCCGGAGGCTCAGGTTCCGGCTCCGGCTCCTTCTTCGCCTCTTCCTTAGGCTTGACCGGTTCTTTCTTCGGCTCGGGCTTAGGAGTGTCTTTCAAATTCAATTCTACGATGTCTGTCTTTGGTATGGTCAAAACCTTGCCGTCGACCTCTAGATGAACCTCATTACGCGTCTGGTTCACTACTTTCCCTTGTAATACTTTTCCGTTTTTCAGGGTTAGGCTAGAGCCAAAGAGGTTAGTTGCAAAGCAAGCAAGGCAGATGATAAAAAGCCAACGATAGGCCATATTTTCCGTAAATCCCTTCGGTATTTATTGACAAAGACAAGTTGAATGTCTCGGTTTACCCTCCCGAAACGGTTTGCTTTCTACAAGAAAAAACCGAATTTACTTGAAAAAAGACTGAAAGAAAAAAATTTCTATCCTACTGTGTCTGAAGCCTTGTTTTTCGAAAAACTATACAATAAAAATAAGGACCATTTGTTTTCTTTCATTCGGCGCTCGATCCAAGACGAATCGACTGCCTTGGACCTGCTTCAGGATACCTTCCTGAACTTCTTCAAGCATTACACGAATAAAGAAATCCCAGACGAACAAGTTTCTAGAATGATCCTTTTCCGGATCGCTAGGAACCTGATGATCAATCACGGAAAATCCTATTATCAAAAGAACGTGTCCCTGGTCGGCGAAGAGACATCATCTCTCTTCGGTTCCAAAGCCCCGGGTCCCGAAAGCCAAGTTATAGAAGAAATGGAAGCCCAGAATCTGGGCAAGATCCTAAGCGAATTATTAGAAACTCTTCCGGAGGAACAGAAGACCGCTATCGAACTGCGTTATTCTCAATCCTGCAAACTGGAGGAGATCGCCCAAGTTTTAGATCTATCCGTTTCCGGAGTTTCGAGACTCTTAGAAAGAGCCGAAAAACATCTATTGCAAGAAGGCAAAAAGAGAGGGTTTCAACCTTCTTCTTTTTTAAAACATTAGGAATTTATCTTTATTTATGTTTATCGAACATGTGATTCATTTCGTCAAAAAAGCCATCCTCTTTGAAAAAAATGAGCAAGTTAGTTTTTCCCTGTTTGTTGATTCAAATGAACGGGTAAGACACAATGTGCAAACCCAGGACTAAGGAAAGGGGATGGAAAGAATGAACTCAGAATTTCAAACATTCGCCGAAATCCTCAAACGGACTAACGCCGCTTCCAAGGCACCTGATTTCGATCCTTCTTGGATCGGCAAGTCTCCCCGTTTCTACGTGGAGGCAAATATCATGCAATCCCCTAAGGACAATGTAGTACAACTAACCAGTAATAAAAAGAAAGGTTGGTTTCTCGCGGCAGCTGCAATTCTGTTAGCAGGCATCGGCGTTGGCGCCTTCTTTACTTTCTCTAAGAAAGAAGCACCTGTAGCTGAAGGCGTTCTTCTGAAAGCTGCGGTGGTCTTTGTAAAAGGTGATGCCAAGAGTATCAAAGAGGCTCCGACCCAATTGCATTTGGGCGATGTTCTTTCCGAAGGCGATAGAATCGTCACAGGAAAAGGCGG
Above is a window of Leptospira semungkisensis DNA encoding:
- a CDS encoding DUF1554 domain-containing protein, whose protein sequence is MKQKRIVLVQFWMLIIFLSFGCNKANPISLDASGSAAGVLLGIGMPEIFGTGNSIPSDLPSNDINVFYDAQNNYVNLTFSQSFESTERFTISIESYTTVLSPAIVSYNYFDLVSGDTEHTIGFALEADDDDCSDRSGDKIHARITRDSTGTSHLYSFSVKDGDYCLFETDPKYGTELNGITNMDNYCSTLARNKGLADHANYKAFIGVLSNTIANRDPGETASDSALLKNNKRYVRKNSDGIWTKVFQTDASWPSSYNFYNPIIDSGNYWTGMNSGWSVMNAGLCMNDEGTESWIPSTTSSASGAVGTSSTSFADTAYWTINACSAGAGGSALPYVCVYSP
- a CDS encoding DUF1554 domain-containing protein; protein product: MRIPKSIFKICILLSLSQEISFCNKAETEALDGSKPNLGGAFILDPTLLLLSPHYKIKAVVDGDGTPFVAEGEELDITLTLENFPDDPNEQANFQIYPGSPEIQITGMGENSYYSDYFLQSSQKLTIGLNLNLNHDVDCFDQDYYLIAVDTVSNVPQKIKINTADSDKCVYIATNGGKGWTGSFATQSVTNGYGAVEAADEICNSNVPSSFVSSLGEPSTYKAMLAVSYTGQYGVTRNTSTNWVFSPYSIYYGRDGKKEIFQFFSSSIVNFASEEFWTYSLGTSGRIWTGFTDMNWSTGTPSQSECASAYNEAGSMASWYVNSNTSGLTGNHGLAANTDYRSISEYTVPTSPTAGPLPVTSNCTKDKRFFVCVEQ
- a CDS encoding LA_0442/LA_0875 N-terminal domain-containing protein is translated as MAYRWLFIICLACFATNLFGSSLTLKNGKVLQGKVVNQTRNEVHLEVDGKVLTIPKTDIVELNLKDTPKPEPKKEPVKPKEEAKKEPEPEPEPPAGVRWYNKPRWAYSLRSAVVPGWGMWKADRKYLATGTFILFAGVLYKAIETQQQFSAAHNAYKTGATNYFVFALNDPVLQLPANTGERLIGAVIVNKGAFNHYQHLAEVGNDYQYLVGLVYGLQLVYSYYLGVKAERESALSEGPSSGFKFSFAPSYRPMNLGGSGMGWNGELKYDIRF
- a CDS encoding RNA polymerase sigma factor translates to MSEALFFEKLYNKNKDHLFSFIRRSIQDESTALDLLQDTFLNFFKHYTNKEIPDEQVSRMILFRIARNLMINHGKSYYQKNVSLVGEETSSLFGSKAPGPESQVIEEMEAQNLGKILSELLETLPEEQKTAIELRYSQSCKLEEIAQVLDLSVSGVSRLLERAEKHLLQEGKKRGFQPSSFLKH